The Sporichthyaceae bacterium region GCGTTGCCACTTGCCACAGAGATCTCCCGATGAGGAACTGACCGAGGGTCAGTGCTTCAACAACAAGGCCAGCGATACGCAGCTGGCGACCCAGACGATCATGACGATGTAGGTGATTCGATCGAGGTTGCGCTCAGCGATCGAGGAACCACCCAGCGAGGAGGAGACACCGCCGCCGAAGAGGTCGGACAGG contains the following coding sequences:
- the secG gene encoding preprotein translocase subunit SecG yields the protein MVTLFQILLVMTSVLIILLVLLHKGKGGGLSDLFGGGVSSSLGGSSIAERNLDRITYIVMIVWVASCVSLALLLKH